A region of Plantactinospora sp. BC1 DNA encodes the following proteins:
- a CDS encoding ferredoxin yields MRITVDTERCIGSGMCVLTAGEVFDQGQDDGKTVVLQPEPPPETWGSVREAVDLCPAAAIVLSTDRRSPG; encoded by the coding sequence ATGAGGATCACCGTGGACACCGAACGCTGCATCGGCTCGGGGATGTGCGTGTTGACGGCCGGCGAGGTCTTCGACCAGGGACAGGACGACGGCAAGACGGTCGTACTGCAACCCGAGCCGCCGCCGGAAACGTGGGGCTCGGTTCGCGAGGCCGTCGACCTGTGCCCGGCCGCGGCGATCGTCCTGTCGACCGACCGCCGATCCCCGGGCTGA
- a CDS encoding PEP/pyruvate-binding domain-containing protein codes for MVTLAETSGGMVELVGGKAAGLGELIRLGERVPEGFCLTTAAHDRGVIPEAELAAAYRALGGGPVAVRSSATAEDLPHASFAGQQDTFLGVTGVDALHDAVAKCWSSLHTERAVAYREANDIDGRTVRMAVVVQRMVDPVVAGVLFTANPLTGSRAEMVVDAAPGLGSAVVDGTAPADHYVLDGTRHHERGCLSPDQLAELHRAGERIQAHFGVPQDIEWAIDSDGTLWLLQSRPITTLFPLPPPTDRPQPRIYLEFGHVQGMLRPVTPMGMSALRVLLAAMLGSFGIRAEIVDIGGRLYGDLTDLVRDPRSRKRLVKLMAVDFGPRAQAVVEHILTDPRFSPAPTRRSGSGGGLGPALRTAPRAVAGIVGALARPEAARTRLFEEIDQLRQRAAAGPAGPETAAERLDYVEAQDHTTRYDRIIWPIVAGILTTALPAGLLKGIASQAEIHTVLGGMPHNVTIEMDLALWQLAQRAGPHRELLSTTPPEELAARYLDGTLPEIGLAAFLDTYGHRAAAEVDLGVPRWAEDPTPVFASIANYLRVTDPEQAPDRRFARAAAEAEATLAELVVRARRRRPVRGRVAGFLLRRARVLAGLREAGKFAGLYPLRESRRQLLLVGAELADGGLLERADDIMFLTLAEARAAVRDGVDHRNLVADRRATHRRELRRRHVPVSVLSDGTDVEAMLAPAAAAPGALRGVGAAPGTVTAPARVVHDPATAHLEPGEILVAPTTDPGWTPLFLTAGGLVTETGAPMAHGPTVAREYGIPAVICVLGATDTIRTGQVVTVDGAAGTVTVHQGQ; via the coding sequence GTGGTCACGTTGGCTGAGACGTCCGGCGGCATGGTGGAGCTGGTCGGTGGCAAGGCCGCCGGGCTCGGCGAGCTGATCAGGCTCGGCGAGCGGGTGCCGGAGGGGTTCTGCCTCACCACCGCCGCCCACGACCGGGGGGTCATCCCGGAGGCGGAGCTGGCGGCGGCGTACCGGGCGCTGGGCGGCGGGCCGGTCGCGGTCCGGTCCAGCGCCACCGCCGAGGACCTGCCACACGCGAGCTTCGCCGGCCAGCAGGACACCTTCCTCGGCGTCACCGGCGTCGACGCGCTGCACGACGCCGTCGCCAAGTGCTGGAGTTCGCTGCACACCGAGCGGGCCGTCGCCTACCGCGAGGCCAACGACATCGACGGGCGTACCGTCCGGATGGCCGTGGTGGTGCAGCGCATGGTCGACCCCGTGGTCGCCGGGGTGCTGTTCACCGCCAACCCGCTCACCGGTTCCCGCGCGGAGATGGTGGTCGACGCCGCCCCCGGGCTCGGCAGCGCCGTGGTCGACGGCACCGCCCCGGCCGACCACTACGTCCTCGACGGCACCCGCCACCACGAACGCGGCTGCCTCAGCCCCGACCAACTCGCCGAGCTGCACCGGGCCGGCGAGCGGATCCAGGCCCACTTCGGCGTCCCCCAGGACATCGAGTGGGCGATCGACTCCGACGGCACGCTCTGGCTGCTCCAGTCCCGGCCGATCACCACACTCTTCCCGCTGCCGCCGCCGACCGACCGGCCGCAGCCCCGGATCTACCTGGAGTTCGGGCACGTGCAGGGGATGCTCCGTCCGGTCACCCCGATGGGGATGTCCGCGCTGCGGGTGCTCCTGGCCGCCATGCTCGGCTCCTTCGGCATCAGGGCCGAGATCGTCGACATCGGCGGACGCCTCTACGGCGACCTGACCGACCTGGTCCGCGATCCCAGGAGCCGCAAGCGGCTGGTGAAGCTGATGGCGGTCGACTTCGGCCCGCGCGCCCAGGCGGTGGTCGAGCACATCCTGACCGACCCGCGCTTCTCGCCCGCGCCCACCCGCCGGTCCGGCTCCGGCGGTGGTCTCGGCCCGGCGCTGCGTACCGCGCCCCGGGCGGTCGCCGGGATCGTGGGCGCGCTGGCCCGGCCCGAGGCGGCCCGGACCCGACTCTTCGAGGAGATCGACCAGCTCCGGCAGCGGGCCGCCGCCGGACCGGCCGGGCCGGAGACCGCCGCCGAACGGCTCGACTACGTCGAGGCACAGGACCACACCACCCGGTACGACCGGATCATCTGGCCGATCGTCGCCGGGATCCTCACCACCGCCCTGCCGGCCGGACTGCTCAAGGGGATCGCCAGCCAGGCGGAGATCCACACCGTGCTCGGCGGCATGCCGCACAACGTCACCATCGAGATGGACCTGGCGCTGTGGCAGCTCGCCCAGCGGGCCGGCCCGCACCGCGAGCTGCTCTCGACCACACCGCCGGAGGAACTCGCCGCCCGATACCTCGACGGCACCCTGCCGGAGATCGGACTTGCGGCGTTCCTCGACACGTACGGGCACCGGGCCGCCGCCGAGGTCGACCTCGGGGTGCCCCGCTGGGCCGAGGACCCGACCCCGGTCTTCGCCTCGATCGCGAACTACCTGCGGGTCACCGATCCCGAGCAGGCTCCCGACCGGCGGTTCGCCCGGGCCGCCGCCGAGGCCGAGGCGACGCTCGCCGAACTCGTCGTACGGGCCCGGCGCCGGCGACCCGTCCGGGGCCGGGTCGCCGGGTTCCTGCTGCGCCGGGCGCGGGTGCTGGCCGGGCTGCGCGAGGCGGGCAAGTTCGCCGGGCTGTATCCGCTGCGGGAGAGCCGCCGGCAACTGCTGCTGGTCGGCGCGGAACTGGCCGACGGCGGACTGCTGGAGCGGGCCGACGACATCATGTTCCTGACCCTCGCCGAGGCGCGGGCCGCCGTGCGTGACGGGGTCGACCATCGGAACCTGGTCGCCGACCGGCGGGCCACGCACCGGCGGGAGCTGCGCCGTCGGCACGTACCCGTCTCGGTGCTCTCCGACGGCACCGACGTCGAGGCGATGCTCGCCCCGGCCGCCGCCGCACCCGGCGCGCTGCGCGGCGTCGGCGCCGCCCCGGGCACGGTGACCGCCCCGGCCCGGGTGGTGCACGACCCGGCGACCGCGCATCTCGAACCCGGCGAGATCCTCGTCGCCCCGACCACCGATCCCGGCTGGACGCCGCTGTTCCTGACCGCCGGGGGACTGGTCACCGAGACCGGCGCGCCGATGGCGCACGGCCCGACGGTGGCCCGCGAGTACGGCATCCCCGCCGTGATCTGCGTCCTCGGCGCCACCGATACGATCAGAACCGGTCAGGTGGTCACCGTCGACGGTGCCGCCGGCACGGTGACCGTCCATCAGGGACAGTAG
- a CDS encoding TetR/AcrR family transcriptional regulator: MPRRTDHVARRRQLADALMRLAATQGLEAVSLRHVAAEAGVSTGMVQHYFRTKDEMMTFALDMVMRDAERRVTAEATAAGRVLAPAELVRTLMVQILPLDEPRRLEGHVTLAFLAYAAVKPAIAEGLRESSGHMRNFLADQIRAVQATGGTVPPVDPTHAATALLALVDGLGIHVLSGHYSGEEAVAVLDAHLGLLFGTTPAVPSTTPPAGAGGTPAGPSTTAAVPSAATG; encoded by the coding sequence GTGCCCAGGAGAACCGACCACGTCGCCCGCCGGAGGCAGCTCGCCGACGCCCTGATGCGACTCGCCGCCACCCAGGGCCTGGAGGCGGTCAGCCTCCGGCACGTGGCGGCCGAGGCCGGGGTCTCCACCGGCATGGTGCAGCACTACTTCCGCACCAAGGACGAGATGATGACCTTCGCCCTCGACATGGTGATGCGGGACGCGGAGCGGAGGGTCACCGCCGAGGCGACCGCCGCCGGCCGGGTCCTCGCCCCCGCCGAACTCGTCCGGACGCTGATGGTCCAGATCCTGCCGCTGGACGAACCCCGACGGCTGGAGGGGCACGTCACCCTCGCCTTCCTCGCCTACGCGGCCGTGAAGCCGGCCATCGCCGAGGGGCTGCGGGAAAGTTCCGGCCACATGCGGAACTTCCTCGCCGACCAGATCCGGGCCGTACAGGCGACGGGCGGGACGGTGCCACCCGTCGACCCGACGCACGCGGCCACCGCCCTGCTGGCCCTGGTCGACGGGCTCGGCATCCACGTCCTGAGCGGGCACTACTCGGGCGAGGAGGCGGTCGCCGTCCTCGACGCCCACCTCGGGCTGCTCTTCGGCACCACACCTGCCGTGCCGAGCACCACTCCGCCCGCCGGCGCCGGCGGCACACCGGCCGGGCCGAGCACCACCGCGGCTGTCCCGTCCGCCGCTACCGGGTGA
- a CDS encoding NAD(P)H-dependent glycerol-3-phosphate dehydrogenase, giving the protein MTTRMAVFGAGSWGTAFAMILADAGCRVTLWGRRPDLVDAVNRTRTNPDYFPGIPLPAGITATADPAEAADGAEFVVFAVPSQTLRANLTAWAPLIPPESVLVSLIKGVELGTAKLMSQVVGEVTGAGPDRIAVVSGPNLAPEIVRRQPAASVVACRDETVARHLQAACHTGYYRPYTNTDVVGCEIGGAVKNVIGLAVGIAGGLGLGDNTRASLITRGLAETTRLGLAMGADPLTFAGLAGMGDLVATCSSPLSRNQTFGTNLGRGMTVAETVAATRQTAEGVTSCESVLDLARRHDVEMPIAEMVVDIVRGGKSPQIAVKELMARSAKPERR; this is encoded by the coding sequence GTGACCACCCGCATGGCCGTGTTCGGCGCTGGTTCCTGGGGTACCGCCTTCGCGATGATCCTCGCCGACGCCGGCTGTCGGGTCACCCTGTGGGGGCGCCGCCCCGACCTCGTCGACGCGGTCAACCGCACCCGTACCAACCCCGACTACTTCCCCGGCATCCCGCTACCGGCCGGCATCACCGCAACCGCCGATCCGGCTGAGGCCGCCGACGGCGCCGAGTTCGTGGTGTTCGCGGTGCCGTCGCAGACCCTGCGGGCCAACCTCACCGCCTGGGCGCCGCTGATCCCACCGGAGAGTGTCCTGGTCAGCCTGATCAAGGGCGTCGAACTCGGCACCGCCAAGCTGATGAGCCAGGTCGTCGGGGAGGTCACCGGCGCCGGTCCGGACCGGATCGCGGTCGTCTCCGGCCCCAACCTCGCCCCCGAGATCGTCCGCCGCCAGCCCGCCGCCAGCGTCGTGGCCTGCCGCGACGAGACCGTCGCCCGACACCTCCAGGCCGCCTGCCACACCGGCTACTACCGCCCCTACACCAACACCGACGTGGTCGGCTGCGAGATCGGCGGGGCGGTCAAGAACGTCATCGGGCTGGCGGTCGGCATCGCCGGTGGTCTCGGCCTCGGCGACAACACCAGGGCGTCGCTGATCACCCGTGGGCTGGCCGAGACGACCCGGCTCGGGCTGGCGATGGGCGCCGACCCGCTCACCTTCGCCGGCCTGGCCGGGATGGGTGACCTGGTCGCCACCTGCTCCTCGCCGCTGTCCCGCAACCAGACCTTCGGCACCAACCTCGGCCGTGGCATGACGGTCGCCGAGACGGTCGCGGCGACCCGGCAGACGGCCGAGGGCGTCACCTCGTGCGAGTCCGTGCTCGACCTGGCCCGCCGGCACGACGTGGAGATGCCGATCGCCGAGATGGTCGTCGACATCGTGCGCGGCGGGAAGTCGCCGCAGATCGCGGTGAAGGAGCTGATGGCCCGCTCGGCGAAGCCGGAGCGGCGCTGA
- a CDS encoding class I SAM-dependent methyltransferase, which produces MRQDEIWDAATAENYDTPGAGMFAPEVLGPAVDRLAELADAGPALEFAIGTGRVAVPLSERGVPVSGIELSRPMVDRLRTKADETRIPVVVGDMATATTGGQHTLVYLVYNGISNLLTQAEQVACFRNAARHLLPGGCFVIELWVPELRKLPPGQEAVVFGAAAGYIGLDTYDVLRQQVVSHHFRFGDGRDARVFRSPHRYVWPAELDLMAQLAGFELESRHADWTGSEFTAESRSHVSVYRLPATR; this is translated from the coding sequence ATGCGACAGGACGAGATCTGGGACGCCGCGACGGCCGAGAACTACGACACCCCGGGCGCGGGGATGTTCGCCCCAGAGGTTCTCGGTCCCGCCGTGGACCGCCTCGCCGAGCTTGCCGACGCCGGACCGGCGCTGGAGTTCGCCATCGGGACGGGACGGGTCGCCGTACCGCTCAGCGAGCGCGGCGTACCGGTCAGCGGCATCGAACTGTCCCGTCCGATGGTGGACCGGCTGCGCACCAAGGCCGACGAGACGAGAATCCCGGTCGTCGTCGGCGACATGGCCACCGCCACCACCGGCGGGCAGCACACCCTCGTCTACCTCGTCTACAACGGCATCTCCAACCTGCTGACCCAGGCCGAGCAGGTCGCGTGCTTCCGCAACGCCGCCCGTCACCTGCTGCCCGGCGGTTGCTTCGTCATCGAACTCTGGGTACCTGAGCTGCGTAAACTCCCGCCCGGCCAGGAGGCGGTGGTCTTCGGGGCTGCCGCTGGCTACATCGGGCTGGACACCTACGACGTCCTGCGGCAGCAGGTGGTCTCGCACCACTTCCGGTTCGGCGACGGTCGGGACGCGCGGGTGTTCCGCAGCCCGCACCGCTACGTCTGGCCGGCGGAACTGGATCTGATGGCCCAGTTGGCCGGGTTCGAGCTGGAGTCCCGGCACGCGGACTGGACCGGTTCGGAGTTCACCGCCGAGTCTCGATCCCACGTCTCCGTCTACCGCCTCCCGGCCACCCGCTGA
- a CDS encoding cytochrome P450 — MGESPHAVTTMPTARRPGCPFDPPAELVEARRHGPISRYTFPGNRPGWLITGYDLVRSVLADSRFSSRKELMLHPTIDYGDIQIPPAPPGEFLLMDEPQHSRYRKPLMGKFTVRRMRLLTDRVEQITAEHLDAMAKAGPPTDLVTAFARPIPAIMICELLGVPYEDRGSFQEQVDSFMNGETSDEDLIAAYTATQDYLAGLVASKRANPTDDVLSDLTDSELTDEELKGIALILLAAGLDTTANMLALGTFALLRNPEQLAALRADPALADRAVEELLRYLSVAKTFMRTALEDVELGGQTIRAGSRVILSYHTANRDPERFTEPDVLDLSRQEGGHLAFGHGIHQCLGQQLARVEMRVAFPALVNRFPTLRLAVPPEEVALRPETADIYGVKSLPVTWDA; from the coding sequence ATGGGGGAATCTCCGCACGCCGTGACGACGATGCCGACGGCGCGCCGACCCGGCTGCCCCTTCGACCCGCCGGCAGAGCTGGTCGAGGCCCGCCGGCACGGCCCGATCAGCCGCTACACCTTCCCCGGCAACAGACCCGGCTGGCTGATCACCGGATACGACCTGGTCAGGTCGGTGCTTGCCGACTCGCGGTTCAGCTCACGCAAGGAGCTCATGCTCCATCCGACCATCGACTACGGGGACATCCAGATCCCACCGGCGCCGCCCGGCGAGTTCCTCCTGATGGACGAGCCCCAGCACAGTCGCTACCGCAAACCGCTGATGGGCAAGTTCACCGTACGGCGGATGCGCCTGCTCACCGACCGCGTCGAGCAGATCACCGCCGAGCACCTGGACGCGATGGCGAAGGCCGGACCGCCGACGGACCTGGTGACCGCGTTCGCCAGGCCCATCCCGGCGATCATGATCTGTGAGCTGTTGGGCGTGCCGTACGAGGATCGGGGCTCCTTCCAGGAGCAGGTCGACTCGTTCATGAACGGGGAGACCAGCGACGAGGACCTGATCGCGGCCTACACCGCGACCCAGGACTACCTGGCCGGCCTGGTGGCCAGCAAACGCGCGAACCCCACCGACGACGTGCTCAGCGACCTCACCGACAGCGAGCTGACCGACGAGGAACTGAAGGGGATCGCCCTGATCCTGCTGGCGGCCGGGCTCGACACCACCGCGAACATGCTGGCCCTCGGCACCTTCGCGCTGCTGCGCAACCCGGAGCAGCTCGCCGCGCTGCGCGCCGATCCCGCGCTCGCCGACCGGGCCGTGGAGGAGCTGCTGCGCTACCTCAGCGTCGCCAAGACGTTCATGCGGACCGCGCTGGAGGATGTCGAGCTGGGCGGCCAGACGATCCGGGCCGGCTCCCGGGTGATCCTGTCGTACCACACCGCCAACCGCGATCCCGAGCGTTTCACCGAGCCGGACGTGCTGGACCTGAGCCGGCAGGAGGGCGGGCACCTGGCCTTCGGGCACGGCATCCACCAGTGCCTGGGCCAGCAACTCGCCCGGGTCGAGATGCGGGTCGCGTTCCCGGCACTGGTCAACCGGTTCCCCACGCTGCGCCTGGCCGTACCGCCGGAAGAGGTTGCCCTGCGTCCGGAGACCGCGGACATCTACGGGGTGAAGAGCCTCCCGGTCACCTGGGATGCGTGA
- a CDS encoding RNA polymerase-binding protein RbpA, translated as MGERMLRGSRLGAVSYESDRNTELAPRQTREYLCAKGHQFEVPFAVDAEVPMTWECKFDGSVARLVDGSEPEQKKAKPPRTHWDMLLERRSIAELESILAERLEEVRTRRGRA; from the coding sequence ATGGGCGAGCGCATGCTGCGCGGGAGCCGTCTGGGAGCAGTCAGCTACGAGTCCGACCGCAACACCGAGCTTGCCCCGCGACAGACCCGAGAGTACCTCTGCGCCAAGGGCCACCAGTTCGAGGTGCCCTTCGCCGTCGATGCCGAAGTGCCGATGACCTGGGAATGCAAGTTCGACGGCAGCGTCGCCCGGCTGGTCGACGGCAGCGAGCCGGAGCAGAAGAAGGCCAAGCCGCCGCGTACCCACTGGGACATGCTGCTGGAGCGCCGCTCGATCGCCGAGCTGGAGAGCATCCTCGCCGAGCGGCTCGAAGAGGTCCGGACCCGCCGCGGCCGGGCCTGA
- a CDS encoding endonuclease/exonuclease/phosphatase family protein produces MLVGALLAGHALLPAGIGRLGSLVQTFLPWLGLAVPVLLVLAVLRRSGTALVALALPGAAWLGLFGPALLPGGDDRAGDLTVVQHNVSDTNADPTGTARALARVRPDLIGVQELTAPALPAYSAVLAGEYPYRSVHGTVGLWSRYPLVDDRLLDIRPAGLDPDWNRGLRATVRMPGGDIAVYVAHLPSIRLGLPDGFGSARRDESARLLARALAAERLETVILLGDLNSTVHDRGLAPVGDLLPSTGPAFPFSWPTALPVARIDQVMARSASVTDLWALPPTGSDHLPIAARLRL; encoded by the coding sequence GTGCTGGTCGGCGCGCTGCTGGCCGGGCACGCCCTGCTGCCCGCCGGGATCGGCCGGCTGGGCAGCCTGGTGCAGACCTTCCTGCCCTGGCTGGGCCTGGCCGTCCCGGTCCTGCTGGTGCTGGCGGTGCTGCGCCGCTCGGGCACCGCCCTGGTCGCGCTGGCGCTGCCCGGCGCCGCCTGGCTCGGCCTGTTCGGCCCGGCACTGCTGCCCGGCGGGGACGACCGCGCGGGCGACCTCACGGTGGTCCAGCACAACGTCAGCGACACCAACGCCGATCCGACCGGTACGGCCAGGGCACTGGCCCGGGTCCGGCCCGACCTGATCGGGGTGCAGGAACTGACCGCACCGGCGCTGCCGGCGTACTCGGCGGTGCTCGCCGGGGAGTACCCGTACCGTTCGGTGCACGGCACCGTCGGGCTCTGGTCACGGTATCCGCTGGTGGACGACCGGCTGCTCGACATCAGGCCGGCCGGGCTGGACCCGGACTGGAACCGGGGATTGCGGGCCACGGTCCGGATGCCCGGCGGTGACATCGCCGTCTACGTGGCGCACCTGCCGTCGATCCGGCTCGGCCTGCCGGACGGATTCGGCTCCGCCCGGCGCGACGAGAGCGCCAGGCTGCTGGCCCGGGCGCTCGCCGCCGAACGGCTGGAGACGGTGATCCTGCTGGGTGACCTGAACAGCACCGTGCACGACCGGGGGCTGGCGCCGGTCGGCGACCTGCTTCCGTCGACCGGGCCGGCCTTTCCGTTCAGTTGGCCGACGGCGCTGCCGGTCGCCCGGATCGACCAGGTGATGGCCCGCTCGGCGAGCGTCACCGACCTGTGGGCGCTGCCGCCCACCGGCAGCGACCACCTGCCGATCGCCGCCCGTCTCAGGCTCTGA
- a CDS encoding class I SAM-dependent methyltransferase produces MTPEHPDWWLDELAHAGPEHLDPAYVDGYDRKAGHDPLADLELLRRHGLDGDATLVDLGAGTGRLALAAAPLCRRVVAVDVSAAMLARLRAGADRAGLGNVEVVRAGFLSYHHQGPPADLVYSRHALHQLPDFWKAVALTRVAGMLRPGGVLLLRDLVYNFEPAQVAEQFETWLAGAAGSSDDGWTREEYATHIRTEHSTFGWLLEPMLVRAGFRIVETTASRDPATYASYVCVRT; encoded by the coding sequence ATGACCCCCGAACACCCCGACTGGTGGCTCGACGAGCTGGCACACGCCGGACCGGAGCACCTCGACCCGGCGTACGTCGACGGCTACGACCGCAAGGCCGGACACGACCCGCTGGCCGACCTGGAGCTGCTGCGCCGGCACGGGCTGGACGGCGACGCCACCCTGGTCGACCTCGGCGCCGGTACCGGCCGGCTCGCCCTGGCCGCCGCGCCGCTGTGCCGGCGGGTCGTCGCCGTGGACGTCTCGGCGGCGATGCTGGCCCGGCTGCGGGCCGGTGCCGACCGGGCCGGGCTGGGCAACGTCGAGGTGGTCCGGGCCGGCTTCCTCAGCTACCACCACCAGGGCCCGCCGGCCGACCTCGTCTACAGCCGGCACGCGCTGCACCAGCTACCGGACTTCTGGAAGGCGGTCGCGCTGACCCGGGTCGCCGGGATGCTCCGGCCGGGCGGGGTCCTGCTGCTGCGTGACCTGGTCTACAACTTCGAGCCGGCGCAGGTGGCGGAGCAGTTCGAGACCTGGCTGGCCGGGGCGGCCGGCTCCTCCGACGACGGTTGGACCCGGGAGGAGTACGCCACCCACATCCGCACCGAACACAGCACCTTCGGTTGGCTGCTCGAACCGATGCTGGTCAGGGCCGGTTTCCGGATCGTCGAGACGACCGCGAGCCGCGACCCGGCCACGTACGCCAGCTACGTCTGCGTCCGGACCTGA
- a CDS encoding DUF1062 domain-containing protein has product MLPWVVRRTRLPLLSLRCVDCRAESATTGQGRFRVNANGKLLDVWLLVRCVACDRTSKLTVHERTPVRSFDPVELHGYRVNDPELVTSRLLDPLLARRNRFTLDWTGAWRLETPSAWRDEAWPVQVEVVFEDPVPVRPERLIAQGLGLSRNEVLRRVKCDIPLRRSTSTGFTFVVMAGD; this is encoded by the coding sequence GTGCTGCCCTGGGTCGTCCGTCGGACCAGGCTGCCGCTGCTGTCGTTGCGCTGCGTGGACTGCCGGGCGGAATCGGCCACCACCGGCCAGGGCAGGTTCCGCGTCAACGCCAACGGCAAGTTGCTGGACGTATGGCTGCTGGTCCGCTGCGTGGCCTGCGATCGGACGAGCAAGCTCACCGTGCACGAACGGACGCCGGTCAGATCGTTCGATCCGGTCGAACTCCACGGCTACCGCGTCAACGATCCCGAACTGGTGACGTCCAGGCTGTTGGATCCGCTGCTGGCCCGGCGTAACCGCTTCACCCTGGACTGGACGGGTGCCTGGCGGCTGGAGACCCCGTCGGCGTGGCGCGACGAGGCGTGGCCGGTCCAGGTGGAGGTCGTCTTCGAGGATCCGGTACCGGTACGCCCGGAACGCCTCATCGCGCAAGGGCTCGGCCTCAGCCGGAACGAGGTACTGCGCCGGGTGAAGTGCGACATCCCGTTGCGCCGTTCGACGAGTACGGGATTCACCTTCGTCGTGATGGCCGGAGACTAG
- a CDS encoding HNH endonuclease: MLSQIRGLSRHFTEETLRTYLLDRSVRSEDGCLVVRGYGSQRGVYQKVAGRAWAHIAAYVVFVGGYDPELEVAHLCGVPDCIEPSHLRQLSHAENCRGRRQHPRCRNGHDREIDTRTGRYRRVCRRCNSDAQKRWRERQAREVAEGRASYGRATD; the protein is encoded by the coding sequence GTGCTCTCCCAGATCAGGGGCCTGTCCCGCCACTTCACCGAGGAAACGCTCCGGACGTACCTCTTGGACCGCTCGGTACGCAGCGAGGACGGCTGCCTCGTCGTACGCGGCTACGGTAGCCAGCGGGGCGTGTACCAGAAGGTCGCGGGCCGGGCCTGGGCGCACATCGCCGCATATGTCGTCTTCGTCGGCGGCTACGATCCCGAGCTGGAGGTCGCCCACCTCTGCGGTGTGCCGGACTGTATCGAGCCGAGCCACCTGCGGCAGCTCAGTCATGCCGAGAACTGTCGCGGCCGTAGGCAGCATCCCCGGTGCCGCAACGGTCACGACCGCGAGATCGACACCCGTACCGGCCGCTATCGCAGAGTCTGCCGACGCTGCAACAGCGACGCGCAGAAGCGGTGGCGTGAACGGCAGGCCCGCGAGGTCGCCGAGGGCCGCGCCAGCTACGGCCGCGCCACGGACTGA
- a CDS encoding MarR family transcriptional regulator, translating into MTQQERQRIATGLADGLSYAEIARRLGRPTSTISREVGRNGGPKSYRPQQAHRATAQRARRGTPATSRATGPPGGTAGAEIVEMAVRTGLPRMTALVHVDLLLAENGRRTAAELTRRLKVSPASVSVAVNYLVQHGYVRRERDPQGRRDVYVVDDQAWYHSVVISTRYTLESAQAAMAAAETSGLDSPVGQRLSRAGAFLERVSLDIMESAERWRGLLS; encoded by the coding sequence TTGACCCAGCAGGAGCGCCAGCGCATCGCGACCGGACTCGCCGACGGGCTCTCCTACGCCGAGATCGCCCGGCGGCTCGGCCGGCCGACCTCGACGATCAGCCGGGAAGTCGGACGCAACGGCGGCCCGAAGAGCTACCGGCCCCAGCAGGCGCACCGGGCGACGGCCCAACGCGCGCGGCGGGGCACCCCGGCGACCTCGCGCGCCACCGGACCACCGGGTGGCACGGCGGGAGCGGAGATCGTCGAGATGGCGGTCCGGACCGGGCTACCCAGGATGACAGCGCTGGTACACGTGGACCTGCTGCTCGCCGAAAACGGCAGGCGCACCGCGGCCGAGCTGACCCGCAGGCTGAAGGTCAGCCCCGCCTCCGTCTCCGTGGCCGTGAACTACCTCGTCCAGCACGGCTACGTCCGGCGCGAACGCGATCCGCAGGGACGTCGCGACGTCTACGTGGTCGACGACCAGGCCTGGTATCACTCCGTCGTGATCAGCACTCGGTACACCCTGGAATCGGCGCAGGCCGCGATGGCCGCCGCGGAGACGTCCGGACTCGACAGCCCCGTCGGGCAGCGACTTTCCAGGGCCGGAGCGTTCCTGGAGCGGGTCAGCCTGGACATCATGGAGTCGGCCGAACGCTGGCGCGGCCTGCTGTCCTGA